Proteins from one Fibrobacter sp. genomic window:
- the serC gene encoding 3-phosphoserine/phosphohydroxythreonine transaminase, translating to MANKVYNFSAGPSVLPEQALKEASAACIDYANSGISILSMSHRSKPIENMFAETEQFLRDLMGIPENYDIVFLGGGCSLLFCMLPMNFLDQNATADYALTGVWANKAYKEAKQFGNAHVACDTKSEIYSRIDKNLDLSDNATYLHVTANNTIYGTEWHNFPKPKSGFLMADVSSDFLARKINVSDFGVVYGGAQKNISCAGVTVTIIRKDLLGKVNRTIPTMLNFQTHIDAQNMFNTPPVFAVYVMNRTLKWLKEFGGVEAIEKVNRSKAALLYSALDNSKVFVGTAAKEDRSIMNVPFVFNKDVVAADKADDLAKEFLEFAKNRGLQQLKGHRSVGGFRASIYNAMPVEGVQALVDCLGDFEKKVLG from the coding sequence ATGGCAAACAAAGTCTACAACTTTAGCGCAGGCCCGTCCGTCCTGCCCGAACAAGCACTCAAGGAAGCATCTGCTGCATGCATCGACTACGCAAATAGCGGCATCAGTATTCTCTCCATGAGTCACCGTTCAAAGCCGATCGAAAACATGTTCGCCGAAACCGAACAGTTCCTCCGCGACCTCATGGGCATCCCCGAGAACTACGACATCGTGTTCCTCGGCGGTGGCTGCTCCCTCCTGTTCTGCATGCTCCCGATGAACTTCCTCGACCAGAACGCCACGGCCGACTACGCTCTGACCGGCGTTTGGGCAAACAAGGCTTACAAGGAAGCCAAGCAGTTCGGTAACGCACACGTTGCTTGCGACACCAAGTCCGAAATCTACAGCCGCATCGACAAGAACCTCGACTTGAGCGACAACGCCACGTACCTCCACGTGACTGCCAACAACACCATCTACGGTACCGAATGGCACAACTTCCCGAAGCCGAAGTCCGGCTTCCTCATGGCCGACGTGAGCTCCGACTTCCTCGCCCGCAAGATTAACGTCTCTGACTTCGGCGTTGTGTACGGCGGTGCGCAGAAGAACATCAGCTGCGCTGGCGTGACCGTGACCATCATCCGCAAGGACTTGCTCGGCAAGGTGAACCGCACCATCCCGACCATGCTCAACTTCCAGACCCACATCGACGCTCAGAACATGTTCAACACGCCTCCGGTATTCGCCGTGTACGTCATGAACCGCACGCTCAAGTGGCTCAAGGAATTCGGCGGTGTCGAAGCCATCGAAAAGGTGAACCGTTCCAAGGCCGCTCTCCTTTACAGCGCCCTCGACAACTCCAAGGTGTTCGTCGGTACCGCTGCCAAGGAAGACCGTTCTATCATGAACGTTCCGTTCGTGTTCAACAAGGACGTCGTTGCAGCTGACAAGGCTGACGATCTCGCCAAGGAATTCCTCGAGTTCGCCAAGAACCGCGGCCTCCAGCAGCTCAAGGGTCACCGCTCCGTCGGCGGCTTCCGCGCTTCCATCTACAACGCGATGCCGGTCGAAGGCGTTCAGGCCCTCGTCGACTGCCTCGGCGACTTCGAGAAAAAGGTGCTCGGTTAA
- a CDS encoding acyl carrier protein gives MTNEEVKSKLKSFFMSDLGVDGDVLQYDTALFGDEIGLDSVDSLEIISFVDSTFGVSMTGVAKENFQSIDTIAAYIEAHKA, from the coding sequence ATGACTAACGAAGAAGTTAAATCCAAGCTCAAGTCTTTCTTTATGTCCGACCTCGGCGTTGATGGCGACGTGCTCCAGTACGACACTGCCCTTTTCGGTGATGAAATCGGTCTCGATTCTGTGGACTCCCTCGAAATCATCTCCTTCGTGGACTCCACCTTCGGTGTCTCCATGACGGGTGTTGCCAAGGAAAACTTCCAGTCCATCGATACTATCGCCGCTTACATCGAAGCTCACAAGGCTTAA
- the fabZ gene encoding 3-hydroxyacyl-ACP dehydratase FabZ codes for MMNIFEISEKIAQRPPFQMIEKVTELVPNESATGIKNVSVNEPFFMGHFPGTPIMPGVLIVESCAQLCSLVIEKPAEDLEKNLYVLLKIDGFKFVKPVIPGDQLEITVNKTKGGGVIVGFDCIVKVNGGVHAKGSLTFTSIPKENLGK; via the coding sequence ATGATGAACATTTTCGAAATCAGCGAAAAGATTGCCCAGCGTCCGCCGTTCCAGATGATCGAGAAGGTCACGGAACTCGTGCCGAACGAATCCGCTACTGGCATCAAGAACGTGAGCGTCAACGAGCCCTTCTTCATGGGGCATTTCCCGGGCACCCCGATTATGCCGGGCGTGCTTATCGTGGAAAGCTGCGCTCAGCTTTGCTCGCTCGTGATTGAAAAGCCCGCCGAGGATCTCGAAAAGAACCTCTACGTGCTCCTGAAAATCGACGGCTTCAAGTTCGTGAAGCCGGTGATTCCGGGCGACCAGCTCGAAATTACCGTCAACAAGACGAAGGGCGGTGGAGTCATCGTCGGCTTTGACTGCATCGTCAAAGTGAACGGCGGCGTCCATGCCAAGGGTTCGCTTACCTTCACGAGCATTCCCAAGGAAAACCTCGGAAAGTAA
- a CDS encoding acyl-CoA carboxylase subunit beta: MWDKSYLEKLNEYKAKSVAGGGEARIEKQHSQGKLTARERLEILFDKGTFREIGALRVSTSLDLPESKRIFGDGVVTGYGKVNGKTVYVASQDFTVSGGSLGSAHAKKICQAMDLALESMAPFVCINDGGGARIEEGVNSLDGYSGIFTRNTLASGIIPQISVILGPCAGGACYSPAITDFIFMTEKTSQMFITGPGVVKAVTAETVSPEGLGGAGVHSTKSGVSHFVCKDDKECLEAVRNLLSYLPQSNLEKPPVAEKSKAVDKSKEIEEIVPDNFKKGYDVRSVIETFADKESFLEIQKDFARNVVIGFARMDGNVIGIVANQPNFIAGSLDVDASDKASRFVRFCDCFNIPILTLEDVPGYMPGTKQEHNGIIRHGAKLLYAYAEATVPKVTLILRKAYGGAYIAMNSKNLGADYVFALPIAQLAVMGAEGAVDILHRKEIAASATPQETRKQLIAEYEEKYLNPYIAAKNGYIDEVISPANVRDRLTTAFDYLKNKKKARLWRKHGNIPL; encoded by the coding sequence ATGTGGGATAAGTCTTATCTTGAAAAACTGAACGAATACAAGGCAAAATCTGTCGCCGGCGGCGGCGAAGCTCGTATCGAGAAACAGCACTCGCAGGGCAAGCTTACCGCCCGCGAACGTCTTGAAATCCTTTTCGACAAGGGCACCTTCCGCGAAATCGGCGCGCTGCGTGTTTCCACCAGCCTCGACTTGCCCGAATCCAAGCGCATTTTCGGCGACGGCGTCGTGACCGGCTACGGCAAGGTCAACGGCAAGACCGTCTACGTCGCTTCCCAGGACTTTACCGTGAGTGGCGGTTCGCTCGGTTCCGCCCACGCCAAGAAGATTTGCCAGGCGATGGACCTCGCCCTCGAATCCATGGCCCCGTTCGTCTGCATCAACGACGGCGGTGGCGCCCGTATCGAAGAAGGCGTGAACTCCCTCGACGGCTATAGCGGCATCTTTACCCGCAACACGCTCGCCTCCGGCATCATCCCGCAGATTTCCGTGATTCTCGGACCCTGCGCCGGCGGTGCCTGCTACTCCCCCGCCATCACCGACTTCATCTTCATGACCGAAAAGACGAGCCAGATGTTCATCACGGGCCCGGGCGTCGTGAAGGCTGTGACCGCAGAAACGGTCTCCCCCGAAGGTCTCGGCGGTGCCGGCGTGCACTCCACCAAGTCCGGCGTGTCGCACTTCGTGTGCAAGGACGACAAGGAATGCCTCGAAGCGGTTCGTAACCTGCTCAGCTACCTGCCGCAGTCCAACCTCGAGAAGCCGCCTGTCGCCGAAAAGTCCAAGGCTGTCGACAAGTCCAAGGAAATCGAGGAAATCGTCCCCGATAACTTCAAGAAGGGCTACGACGTGCGCAGCGTCATCGAGACGTTCGCCGACAAGGAAAGCTTCCTCGAAATCCAGAAGGACTTCGCCCGCAACGTGGTGATCGGCTTCGCCCGCATGGACGGCAACGTCATCGGCATCGTCGCGAACCAGCCGAACTTCATCGCCGGTTCCCTCGACGTGGACGCTAGCGACAAGGCCAGCCGCTTCGTGCGCTTCTGCGACTGCTTCAACATTCCTATCCTCACGCTGGAAGACGTTCCGGGCTACATGCCGGGCACCAAGCAGGAACACAACGGCATCATCCGCCACGGCGCAAAGCTCCTGTACGCCTACGCCGAAGCGACCGTGCCGAAGGTTACACTCATCCTCCGCAAGGCATACGGTGGCGCCTACATCGCCATGAACAGCAAGAACCTCGGCGCCGACTACGTGTTCGCGCTCCCGATCGCGCAGCTCGCCGTGATGGGTGCCGAAGGCGCCGTCGACATCCTGCACCGTAAGGAAATCGCCGCTTCCGCAACCCCGCAAGAAACGCGCAAGCAGCTCATCGCCGAATACGAAGAAAAGTACCTCAACCCCTACATCGCGGCAAAGAACGGCTACATCGACGAAGTCATTTCGCCGGCCAACGTGCGCGACCGCCTCACGACCGCCTTCGACTACCTGAAGAACAAGAAGAAGGCTCGCCTCTGGAGGAAGCACGGGAACATCCCGCTGTAG
- a CDS encoding beta-ketoacyl-[acyl-carrier-protein] synthase family protein produces MTLEENRCVVTGLGVICAVGNNVEETWNNALKSVSGIYKTTSVDTKNCYADLAAEVKCDTLDDIDAPEEKDRVSKLCIKAANEALADAGLSNFNDDQRVSVIIGSCVGGVISIEHYHQGAKEASDIPKMPIACIASQVAETCGAGGIVTNVANACAAGTISIALACDLIRAGKADVVVAGGADSFAAVPYSGFLSLHALDENGCSPFNHCNGITLGEGAGVVIVESYEHAKKRGAKTYCEVLGSGVTSDANHITAPREDALCLMEAMNRAVNNSGIAKSEIGYVNAHGTGTGKNDFAEMTAFKTFFGEENPTVSVSSTKVMTGHCLGAAGAIEAVFSIKALTTDTVLPTLHYSEEDSAALKEKAGSLDFVQNEPRKKALQSVMSNNVAFGGTNASIIFSKQPGNVSAQSAKVKKIAVTGLGIVSPLGNSKAAYIEALKAGKKLESASVKSVISLDDYKELGIKMAFYRKLDNLGQLQTVSGMRALQDANFKVTEDNAKDIGIIVGTSEGGLGSTYDFEELIAREGNANGSAFKFPHTVYNAAGGYLSICSGIKGYGVTITTGPLSGLDSIGYSMNVIHDGQEQAMMATGTDENLPIITEFAEKLGVAANDVVAPFANADGCVVGDGSVSILLEEEDYAKARGAKVYCYALGFGHGRKNVKFGKLEGSDEALDKAINDALADAGLKASDIDAVCGFANGFKKIDDIEKGALQRVFGEKLAAMPLFEVKERTGEGRAGSATLAASEAAMLLSGELESDNAYFVANDGSVSSKPAAAANLKNVLIISFAAGGSYSAVVFGK; encoded by the coding sequence ATGACGCTTGAAGAAAACCGTTGCGTAGTTACCGGATTGGGCGTAATTTGTGCCGTCGGTAACAATGTCGAAGAAACCTGGAACAATGCGCTCAAGTCCGTCTCGGGCATCTACAAGACTACATCTGTCGATACCAAGAACTGCTATGCCGATTTGGCTGCCGAAGTCAAGTGCGATACGCTTGACGATATCGATGCCCCTGAAGAAAAGGACCGTGTATCCAAGCTGTGCATAAAGGCCGCGAACGAGGCTCTCGCCGACGCCGGCCTTTCCAATTTTAACGACGACCAGCGGGTGAGCGTCATTATCGGAAGCTGCGTCGGCGGCGTCATTTCCATTGAACATTATCATCAGGGCGCGAAAGAGGCCTCCGACATTCCCAAGATGCCGATTGCCTGCATCGCAAGCCAGGTTGCTGAAACCTGCGGTGCCGGTGGCATCGTCACGAACGTCGCGAACGCCTGTGCCGCTGGCACGATTTCGATTGCGCTCGCTTGCGACTTGATCCGTGCGGGCAAGGCCGACGTGGTGGTGGCCGGTGGTGCCGACTCCTTTGCCGCTGTCCCGTATTCCGGATTCCTTTCTCTCCATGCCCTCGACGAGAACGGCTGCTCCCCGTTCAACCACTGCAACGGCATTACGCTCGGTGAAGGTGCCGGTGTCGTTATCGTGGAATCCTATGAACATGCCAAGAAGCGCGGTGCCAAGACGTACTGCGAAGTTCTCGGTTCCGGCGTGACGAGCGACGCTAACCACATTACCGCCCCGCGCGAAGACGCCCTCTGCTTGATGGAGGCCATGAACCGCGCCGTCAATAATTCCGGCATCGCGAAGTCCGAAATTGGTTACGTGAATGCCCACGGTACGGGTACGGGCAAGAACGACTTCGCCGAAATGACGGCCTTCAAGACCTTCTTCGGTGAAGAGAACCCGACGGTGAGCGTGAGCTCCACCAAGGTGATGACGGGTCACTGCCTGGGCGCCGCCGGTGCTATCGAGGCCGTGTTCAGCATCAAGGCTCTCACGACCGATACCGTGCTCCCGACCCTCCATTATTCCGAAGAAGACTCTGCCGCCCTCAAGGAAAAGGCCGGTTCGCTTGACTTTGTCCAGAACGAACCGCGCAAGAAGGCCCTCCAGAGCGTCATGAGCAACAACGTTGCGTTCGGCGGTACGAACGCGAGCATCATTTTCTCCAAGCAGCCGGGCAATGTTTCGGCGCAGTCGGCCAAGGTCAAGAAGATTGCGGTCACGGGTCTCGGTATCGTGAGCCCGCTCGGCAACAGCAAGGCTGCCTACATCGAGGCGCTCAAGGCCGGCAAGAAGCTCGAAAGCGCTTCCGTGAAGTCGGTCATTTCGCTCGACGACTACAAGGAACTCGGCATCAAGATGGCCTTCTACCGCAAGCTCGACAACCTGGGCCAGCTCCAGACGGTCTCGGGCATGCGTGCGCTCCAGGATGCGAACTTCAAGGTGACCGAAGACAACGCGAAGGATATCGGCATTATCGTCGGTACCAGCGAAGGCGGTCTCGGCTCCACGTACGATTTCGAGGAACTCATTGCCCGCGAAGGCAACGCGAACGGTTCTGCGTTCAAGTTCCCGCACACTGTTTACAACGCCGCCGGCGGTTACCTCTCGATTTGCTCCGGCATCAAGGGCTACGGCGTGACGATTACTACGGGTCCGCTCTCCGGTCTCGACAGCATCGGCTATTCCATGAACGTCATTCATGACGGTCAGGAACAGGCGATGATGGCTACGGGTACCGACGAAAACCTGCCGATCATTACTGAATTCGCCGAGAAGCTTGGTGTGGCCGCAAATGACGTGGTCGCTCCCTTCGCGAATGCCGATGGCTGCGTGGTGGGCGATGGCTCCGTGTCTATCCTCCTCGAAGAAGAAGATTACGCGAAGGCCCGCGGCGCCAAGGTCTACTGCTATGCGCTCGGGTTCGGCCATGGCCGCAAGAACGTGAAGTTCGGTAAGCTCGAAGGTTCCGACGAAGCTCTCGACAAGGCCATCAACGACGCCCTCGCCGATGCCGGCCTCAAGGCTTCCGACATCGATGCCGTCTGCGGTTTCGCGAACGGCTTCAAGAAGATTGACGATATCGAGAAGGGCGCGCTCCAGCGCGTGTTCGGCGAAAAGCTTGCCGCGATGCCGCTGTTCGAAGTCAAGGAACGTACCGGCGAAGGCCGTGCGGGGTCTGCGACGCTTGCCGCCTCCGAAGCAGCCATGCTTCTGAGTGGCGAACTCGAAAGCGACAACGCTTACTTTGTTGCAAACGACGGCTCTGTTTCGAGCAAGCCGGCCGCTGCGGCAAATCTCAAGAATGTTTTGATTATCTCTTTTGCGGCTGGCGGTTCTTACAGCGCAGTCGTGTTCGGAAAATAA
- a CDS encoding glycoside hydrolase family 9 protein → MNFKKSLIAAVSLLSVVPMASFAALSEDDFVEAAWMTTRFFGAQRSGQGPNWVLDGTKHTTSFTKDSYNGKDVSGGWFDCGDHVMYGQSQGYASYILALGYAEFRQGFYDLYTGDYTDYKESNDYTRKGGKPNGVRDLLEELRYEADFWAKAAISSSAFVTVKGDGNSDHKKWVTAGMMSTLGSGDGGEPRSITGNANDAFTPGMASAMLAVMARVDPDSANRKKYLEAAKTAYAYAKSHKGVTTSGGFYESTWWDGRWKDGPFLAALELYRTTKDNTYKTEADEWYFDLQFVSGSYTRLNYSNAVPLSVVMAEGVFQWAPSSGSFYDAEQFLDNIYKKKVKDDVFMGETGGSASFSVRSPAGGAFLYALLSKFYDDSKFDKIIEKNVAYLLGDNSNKKSYVVGFTRNGASAPKSPHHRGYYANEDPGREVDSGLQPPEKNKLLGGLIAGDFNSGSHSGTVSNWQVNEVCVDMNAPLVGALGYILSKKAPVTMEGEEEEEEEEPEDSLDVVRPVLAATGLKLFQNGSTVTLSDMNGGNFDVRVFDLSGKTVQSFAGARGSLSFTLPSRGVFQIRVSTQKNSRMFLVKSL, encoded by the coding sequence ATGAATTTTAAAAAGAGTTTGATTGCCGCGGTTTCGCTGCTGAGTGTCGTCCCTATGGCCTCTTTTGCGGCCCTTAGCGAGGACGACTTTGTCGAAGCGGCATGGATGACGACCCGTTTTTTTGGTGCACAGCGTTCCGGCCAGGGCCCCAACTGGGTTCTGGATGGCACCAAGCACACGACTAGCTTTACGAAGGACAGCTACAACGGCAAGGATGTTTCCGGTGGCTGGTTCGACTGCGGCGACCACGTGATGTACGGGCAGTCCCAGGGGTACGCCTCTTACATTTTGGCGCTGGGCTATGCCGAATTCCGACAGGGCTTTTACGACCTCTATACCGGTGACTACACCGACTACAAGGAAAGCAATGACTACACCCGAAAGGGCGGCAAGCCCAACGGTGTGCGTGACTTGCTCGAAGAACTCCGCTACGAGGCTGATTTCTGGGCGAAGGCAGCCATCAGCAGTTCCGCGTTTGTCACGGTGAAGGGTGACGGCAATTCCGACCACAAGAAGTGGGTTACGGCGGGCATGATGAGCACGCTCGGTTCGGGCGATGGCGGCGAGCCTCGTTCTATTACCGGCAATGCGAACGACGCTTTTACTCCGGGCATGGCTTCGGCAATGCTTGCCGTGATGGCTCGTGTCGATCCTGATTCTGCGAACAGGAAGAAGTACCTGGAAGCGGCCAAGACGGCCTATGCTTACGCCAAGTCGCACAAGGGCGTGACGACCTCCGGCGGCTTCTACGAATCCACCTGGTGGGACGGCCGCTGGAAGGATGGTCCGTTCCTTGCCGCTCTCGAACTTTACCGTACGACGAAGGACAATACCTACAAGACCGAAGCGGATGAATGGTATTTCGACCTTCAGTTTGTTTCGGGCAGCTATACGCGTCTCAACTATTCCAACGCGGTCCCGCTCTCCGTGGTGATGGCGGAAGGCGTTTTCCAGTGGGCACCTTCGTCGGGTTCTTTCTACGATGCGGAACAGTTCCTGGACAACATCTACAAGAAAAAGGTCAAGGACGATGTCTTCATGGGAGAAACCGGTGGCAGCGCATCTTTCTCCGTGCGTTCTCCGGCGGGTGGCGCTTTCCTCTATGCGCTTCTCTCGAAGTTCTACGATGATTCCAAGTTCGACAAAATTATCGAGAAGAACGTCGCTTACCTGCTCGGCGACAACAGCAACAAGAAGTCCTATGTGGTGGGCTTTACCCGCAATGGCGCAAGCGCCCCGAAGTCTCCGCACCACCGCGGTTACTATGCCAACGAAGATCCGGGCCGCGAAGTCGATTCCGGATTGCAGCCGCCCGAGAAGAACAAGCTGCTCGGTGGCCTGATTGCCGGTGATTTCAACAGCGGCAGCCACAGCGGGACGGTCTCGAACTGGCAGGTGAACGAAGTCTGCGTCGACATGAATGCTCCGCTCGTAGGTGCGCTCGGCTACATCTTGAGCAAGAAGGCTCCGGTGACGATGGAAGGCGAGGAAGAGGAAGAAGAAGAGGAACCGGAGGATTCGCTTGATGTCGTCCGTCCTGTGCTGGCGGCTACGGGCCTCAAGCTTTTCCAGAATGGCTCGACGGTCACGCTTTCCGACATGAACGGCGGCAACTTCGACGTGCGCGTCTTCGACCTCAGCGGCAAGACGGTCCAGAGCTTTGCGGGTGCCCGCGGCTCGCTCTCCTTTACGCTTCCCTCCAGGGGCGTATTCCAGATCCGCGTGTCCACCCAGAAGAACAGCCGCATGTTCCTGGTGAAATCCCTGTAA
- a CDS encoding SDR family NAD(P)-dependent oxidoreductase — MKVALVTGASKGIGKACALRLARDGYTVVVNYSSSDEAAQQTLDQIKNEGGDGMLYKANVADLSQVKVMVREVFKAYGRIDVLVNNAGIVRDEYLLMMNPETLDKCFDLNVKGYFYCAQQVAVKMYKQKSGVIINMSSVSSKFALAGQAVYSATKGAVNSLTQTLAKELGGFGIRVNAVAPGFIATEMIEAIPEETRKGYLEKIPLKRFGSADEVANIVSALASDQFSYITGQVFVLDGGLSL; from the coding sequence ATGAAGGTTGCTCTCGTAACAGGCGCATCCAAGGGAATCGGCAAGGCTTGTGCCCTGCGACTCGCCCGCGACGGTTACACGGTGGTGGTGAACTACTCCAGTTCCGATGAGGCTGCCCAGCAGACTCTCGACCAGATCAAGAACGAAGGCGGCGACGGCATGCTCTACAAGGCGAACGTGGCCGACCTCTCTCAGGTGAAGGTGATGGTTCGCGAAGTCTTCAAGGCTTATGGCCGTATCGACGTGCTCGTGAACAATGCGGGCATCGTGCGTGACGAATACCTCCTGATGATGAATCCGGAAACGCTCGACAAGTGCTTCGACCTGAACGTGAAGGGCTACTTCTATTGCGCCCAGCAGGTCGCCGTGAAGATGTACAAGCAGAAGTCCGGCGTGATTATCAACATGAGCTCCGTCAGCTCCAAGTTCGCGCTCGCGGGCCAGGCGGTTTACAGCGCCACGAAGGGCGCGGTGAACTCCCTCACGCAGACTCTCGCCAAGGAACTCGGCGGTTTCGGCATCCGCGTGAATGCGGTGGCTCCCGGCTTTATCGCGACCGAGATGATCGAGGCCATTCCCGAAGAAACCCGCAAGGGCTACCTCGAGAAGATTCCTCTCAAGCGTTTCGGTTCCGCCGACGAAGTGGCGAACATCGTTTCCGCCCTCGCTTCTGACCAGTTCTCCTACATTACGGGCCAGGTATTCGTGCTCGACGGAGGTCTCTCCCTATGA
- a CDS encoding inositol monophosphatase family protein has translation MLDTRNFLSVAETLAKQAGDLCLEIQNDLGEVHYKSKKDVVTRADIASEKLIVEGIRKAFPEHSIRTEEAGIIEGSDPRFRWIIDPVDGTVNFSRGIPLWGISIALHFEGKPLVAAINLPKLGELYTAARGLGAFMNGKAIHVSSESESVHAIVSNGDFNVGDAEKINAQNSRNFAREAVAFERVKCLGSAVIEGCFTACGRIDCFVMTMSYPWDIAAIALMVEEAGGKATRIDGAPLQFVDAEQAVFSNGTLHDTLIGTLSM, from the coding sequence ATGCTTGATACCAGAAATTTTTTGTCTGTCGCCGAAACGCTTGCCAAGCAAGCGGGCGACCTCTGTCTTGAAATCCAGAACGATCTGGGCGAGGTGCATTACAAGTCCAAGAAGGATGTGGTGACCCGCGCCGACATTGCGAGCGAAAAACTCATTGTGGAAGGCATCCGCAAGGCTTTTCCGGAACATTCCATCCGTACCGAGGAAGCGGGAATTATCGAGGGTTCCGACCCGCGGTTCCGCTGGATAATCGACCCGGTGGACGGGACCGTGAACTTCAGCCGCGGGATTCCGCTGTGGGGCATCTCCATCGCGCTCCATTTCGAGGGAAAGCCCCTGGTGGCGGCGATCAACCTGCCGAAGCTCGGGGAACTCTATACGGCGGCCCGCGGGCTTGGCGCCTTCATGAACGGGAAGGCGATACATGTGAGTTCCGAATCGGAGTCCGTGCACGCCATCGTCTCGAACGGAGACTTCAATGTGGGCGATGCCGAGAAAATCAATGCGCAGAATTCGCGCAATTTTGCCCGTGAGGCGGTCGCCTTCGAGCGGGTCAAGTGCCTGGGTTCGGCCGTAATCGAGGGCTGTTTTACCGCCTGCGGGCGCATAGACTGCTTTGTGATGACGATGAGCTACCCGTGGGATATCGCCGCCATAGCCCTGATGGTGGAGGAGGCGGGCGGGAAGGCTACCCGCATAGACGGCGCCCCCCTGCAGTTCGTGGATGCGGAACAGGCCGTTTTCAGCAACGGCACGCTTCATGACACCTTGATTGGAACGCTTTCCATGTAA